A single genomic interval of Patescibacteria group bacterium harbors:
- a CDS encoding DJ-1/PfpI family protein: MRSKIFLCFVIFLTLFFLSGCTKIEKKKNMENSTDKKAVIVIADEGFQDFEYSETRAVLEKAGIIITTADLKGDQAISKSGDTIKVDKKIEDIEIKDFDALIFIGGPGALEYVENKNVQQLVQQAISENKILGAICIAPEILAKAGVLSGKKATVWTDEFDKTSIDVLRANAAEYINQAVVADGRIITANGPSASSEFGQKIVELLNQ, translated from the coding sequence ATGAGGTCAAAAATTTTCCTTTGTTTTGTTATTTTTTTAACTCTGTTTTTTTTATCAGGCTGTACTAAAATAGAAAAGAAAAAAAATATGGAAAATTCCACTGACAAAAAAGCGGTTATTGTGATTGCTGATGAAGGTTTTCAAGATTTTGAATACAGTGAAACTCGGGCGGTATTGGAAAAAGCAGGAATTATTATTACCACTGCCGATTTGAAAGGCGATCAGGCTATTTCAAAATCAGGAGATACAATTAAAGTTGATAAAAAAATAGAGGACATTGAAATTAAAGATTTTGATGCCCTTATTTTTATCGGCGGACCCGGAGCGCTTGAATATGTGGAAAATAAAAATGTTCAGCAATTAGTTCAGCAAGCAATAAGCGAAAATAAAATTTTAGGCGCCATTTGCATTGCTCCTGAAATTTTAGCCAAAGCCGGAGTGTTATCCGGTAAAAAAGCGACAGTTTGGACCGATGAATTTGATAAAACTTCAATTGACGTATTAAGAGCCAATGCCGCCGAATATATAAATCAAGCAGTGGTTGCTGACGGCAGAATTATTACTGCCAATGGTCCGTCCGCTTCTTCCGAATTCGGACAAAAAATAGTGGAACTGTTAAATCAATAA
- the argS gene encoding arginine--tRNA ligase, with amino-acid sequence MTTEILQKHLIEALKRALTSLSFDFSLFKEDLKLETPPNPEMGDFSISCFGMAKVLKKAPTVVAQELVSQLNLNKTKFSVFEQAKNIGPYLNFFINKKIWFKAICEEILSKGDKFGFSNFGKNKKILVEYSGVNTNKPQHLGHLRNNFLGQTTANLLTAIGYRVVKINLINDRGIHICKSMLAYKLWGEEKTPESEKMKGDHFVGKYYVLFADKVKENPELLNEAQKMLEQWESGDSEIIALWQKMNKWALDGFYKTYEKIGINFDKWYFESDTYKLGKKIILKALRKKICYRREDKAIEIDLTKYNLDKKVLIRPDGTSVYVTQDIGLAFLKNRDFKPYKSIYVVGSEQKYHFQVLFKVLELFGFKGVENYRHLSYGLISIPGGRLKSREGTRVDADDIISEIEQLAKSEIMSSDPNISPVEVSRRAEIIALAALKFFLLKFTPEQEVHFQPKESIAFEGATGPYIQYTYTRIQSILEKRPAEEITDKLIDYKILGNPEEAAILKLLAAFPGVTKESAVSYNPTCLATYLLKLSQTFNEFYHKHKVLKAENKRLIKARLILIQAVAQVLKNGLNLMGIDVLGRM; translated from the coding sequence ATGACTACTGAAATATTGCAAAAACATCTTATCGAAGCTTTAAAAAGGGCTTTAACAAGTCTTTCTTTTGATTTTTCTCTGTTTAAAGAAGATTTAAAATTGGAAACTCCGCCAAATCCGGAAATGGGAGATTTCAGTATTTCTTGTTTTGGAATGGCAAAAGTTCTGAAAAAAGCGCCGACAGTTGTCGCTCAAGAATTAGTTTCGCAACTTAATTTGAATAAAACAAAATTTTCGGTTTTTGAACAAGCGAAAAATATCGGACCTTATCTTAATTTTTTCATTAATAAAAAAATTTGGTTTAAAGCGATTTGCGAAGAGATTTTATCCAAAGGAGATAAATTCGGTTTTTCAAATTTTGGAAAAAATAAAAAAATTTTGGTTGAATATTCGGGAGTGAATACCAATAAGCCGCAACATTTGGGACATTTAAGAAATAATTTTTTAGGCCAGACAACGGCCAATTTATTGACCGCCATCGGCTACAGAGTTGTTAAAATTAATTTAATCAATGATCGGGGTATTCATATTTGCAAATCAATGTTGGCTTATAAATTATGGGGCGAAGAGAAAACTCCGGAATCGGAAAAAATGAAAGGCGATCATTTTGTCGGAAAATATTATGTTTTATTCGCGGATAAAGTTAAAGAAAATCCGGAATTGTTAAATGAAGCGCAAAAAATGTTGGAACAGTGGGAAAGCGGGGATTCGGAAATAATCGCTCTTTGGCAGAAAATGAACAAATGGGCGCTTGATGGTTTTTATAAAACTTATGAAAAAATCGGAATCAATTTTGACAAATGGTATTTTGAAAGCGACACTTATAAATTGGGCAAGAAAATAATTTTAAAAGCTTTAAGAAAAAAAATTTGTTATCGCCGCGAAGACAAAGCTATAGAAATTGATTTAACAAAATATAATTTGGATAAAAAAGTTTTAATTCGGCCGGACGGCACGAGTGTTTATGTTACGCAAGATATCGGTTTGGCTTTTTTAAAAAATCGCGACTTCAAACCATACAAATCAATTTATGTGGTGGGTTCGGAGCAAAAATATCATTTTCAAGTTTTGTTTAAAGTTTTAGAATTATTCGGTTTTAAGGGAGTGGAAAATTATCGCCATCTTTCTTACGGTTTGATTTCTATCCCGGGAGGAAGACTAAAATCAAGAGAGGGAACAAGAGTGGACGCGGATGATATTATTTCTGAAATAGAACAATTGGCAAAAAGCGAAATAATGTCCAGTGATCCGAATATCAGTCCGGTTGAAGTTTCGCGAAGAGCGGAAATTATTGCTTTGGCCGCTTTGAAATTTTTCCTGCTTAAATTTACGCCGGAACAAGAAGTTCATTTTCAACCCAAAGAATCAATCGCTTTTGAAGGCGCGACCGGTCCTTATATTCAATATACTTATACCAGGATTCAAAGTATTTTAGAAAAAAGACCCGCAGAAGAAATTACGGATAAATTAATTGACTATAAAATATTGGGCAATCCGGAAGAAGCGGCTATTTTAAAGCTATTAGCGGCCTTCCCGGGCGTGACCAAAGAATCAGCCGTCTCGTATAATCCAACCTGTTTGGCGACTTATCTTTTGAAATTAAGCCAAACTTTTAACGAATTTTATCATAAACACAAGGTTTTAAAGGCGGAAAACAAAAGATTGATCAAGGCGCGTTTGATATTGATTCAGGCAGTGGCGCAAGTGTTAAAAAATGGCTTAAATTTAATGGGCATTGATGTGTTGGGGCGAATGTAA
- the gap gene encoding type I glyceraldehyde-3-phosphate dehydrogenase, with protein sequence MTDKKIKVAINGFGRIGRPSFRIASKSKNIEIVAINDLTDTKTLAHLLQYDSLYGKFEKEVSEDGKNLIVYPEQSRGVDGPSTGSGLVKKIPVFAEKDPALLPWKKLGVDVVLECTGFFTDYQGAKKHLEAGAKRVIISAPPKNSDIPTYVLGVNEEKFDSKKDLIISNGSCTTNCLAPMAKILNDNFKIKRGFMTTIHSYTNDQRLLDLPHKDLRRTRAAAENMIPTTTGATKSVAMVIPDLAGKLDGISLRVPTPVVSVVDFICSVEKQTSIAEVNNKFIAAAKGKLKGILNTSDELLVSSDFRGDSHSAIVDLPLTMVKDDLIKVMAWYDNEWGYSCRYVEMAEYVGKQISK encoded by the coding sequence ATGACTGATAAAAAAATAAAAGTGGCTATAAACGGTTTTGGCCGAATCGGCCGACCAAGTTTTCGCATCGCTTCCAAATCTAAAAATATAGAGATTGTGGCCATCAATGATTTGACTGACACAAAAACTTTGGCTCATCTTTTGCAATATGATTCTCTTTATGGAAAATTTGAGAAAGAGGTGAGTGAGGACGGGAAAAATTTAATTGTTTACCCCGAGCAGAGTCGAGGGGTTGACGGTCCTTCGACAGGCTCAGGATTAGTAAAAAAAATTCCGGTTTTTGCGGAAAAAGATCCGGCTTTATTGCCTTGGAAAAAATTGGGTGTGGATGTGGTTTTGGAATGCACGGGATTTTTTACCGATTATCAGGGAGCGAAAAAACATCTTGAAGCCGGAGCAAAAAGAGTGATTATTTCCGCGCCGCCGAAAAATTCAGATATCCCAACTTATGTTTTGGGAGTCAATGAAGAAAAATTTGATTCAAAAAAAGATTTGATTATTTCCAACGGTTCATGCACAACCAACTGTTTGGCCCCAATGGCGAAAATTTTAAATGATAATTTCAAGATTAAACGCGGATTCATGACCACGATTCATTCTTATACCAATGATCAGCGCTTGCTTGATTTGCCTCATAAAGATTTGCGCCGAACACGCGCGGCTGCGGAAAATATGATTCCCACCACGACCGGCGCCACCAAATCAGTGGCAATGGTTATTCCGGATTTAGCGGGAAAATTAGACGGCATTTCATTGCGCGTTCCGACTCCGGTTGTTTCGGTAGTTGATTTTATTTGTTCAGTGGAAAAACAGACCAGCATAGCGGAAGTTAATAATAAATTTATTGCCGCCGCCAAAGGAAAATTAAAAGGAATTTTAAATACATCTGACGAACTTTTGGTGTCTTCTGATTTTCGCGGCGATTCTCATTCAGCGATTGTTGATTTGCCTTTAACTATGGTTAAGGACGACTTAATTAAAGTAATGGCTTGGTATGATAATGAGTGGGGATATTCTTGCCGATATGTGGAAATGGCCGAATATGTGGGGAAGCAAATAAGTAAATAA